The following proteins are encoded in a genomic region of Montipora foliosa isolate CH-2021 chromosome 8, ASM3666993v2, whole genome shotgun sequence:
- the LOC137967726 gene encoding uncharacterized protein: MECKLSFTIAVIVLLGGAVRIKAKCFTLSSRIRSSNSSKELDHLVKVGSSQGSGKTARCDGKFTTDPEARFQIKEETRNQIKMKCIQSGEYALKAINNTNKWELVFERQNCSSADGSFLFREDKLHGKVHTYSWETPSGVRMYLSCHSDKNNSALSLTGAAPVDPRIQFAKREVGRLRERCIEKCVNDKCD; this comes from the exons ATGGAGTGCAAACTCAGTTTCACA ATTGCAGTTATAGTCCTGTTGGGCGGCGCCGTTAGAATCAAAGCCAAATGTTTCACCCTCAGCTCAAGAATTAGATCATCTAATTCTAGTAAGGAATTGGATCATCTCGTTAAAGTTGGCTCATCCCAAGGCAGCGGGAAAACCGCGAGATGCGATGGAAAATTCACAACGGATCCCGAAGCAA GGTTTCAAATCAAAGAAGAAACACGCAATCAAATTAAAATGAAGTGTATTCAATCGGGAGAATATGCACTCAAGGCCATCAACAACACAAATAAATGGGAACTTGTTTTTGAG AGGCAGAATTGCTCATCTGCTGATGGCTCGTTTTTGTTCCGTGAGGATAAACTGCATGGCAAAGTACATACATATTCTTGGGAGACCCCTTCAGGAGTCAGAATGTACCTTTCTTGTCACAGTGACAAAAATAATAGTGCGTTATCTTTAACTGGTGCAGCTCCAGTGGATCCTAGGATACAATTTGCCAAGAGGGAAGTCGGAAGACTACGAGAAAGGTGTATTGAAAAGTGCGTTAACGATAAGTGCGATTAG